Genomic window (Paenibacillus sp. PK3_47):
AGGACAGCAGGTTACGGTGTATTTTCCAAAAGAGAAGCTGGTGCTGGTGCAGTAGCGCTTCATAAGGAGCAGACATGATGATTACAGATCAACTTATACTGAACGCTAAAGTGTACAACAGTTACTATAAAAGATTTGAGACGGCAAATGTCGCTGTTAAAGATGGACGGTTCCTCTATGTGGGTCCGCTTGGCACGGATACCTTTCATGCTGCGGAGACGATTGATGCCCAGGGGCAGTATCTGGTGCCCGGGCTGATTGATATCCACCTGCACATCGAGAGCACGATGATTACTCCGGAGACGTTCTCTTACGGTATTCTCCAGCACGGTGTAACCACGATTGTTCCCGAGCCGCATGAAATGGCCAATGTCTTCGGTGTCGAAGGCGTGCATGAAATGATCAAGGCCAGCCGGGACTGCCAGGTGGACATGTTCTACGCGATCCCGAGCTCTGTACCGGCGACACCTCTGGAGACCACAGGCGGCTCGATTGAAATTGAAGATATTGATGAGCTGATGGAAACGGAGCAGATGATCTGTCTGGGTGAAGTGATGAATTTCGTGGATGTGATCCGCGACCCTGATTGCAAAAGCAACCGCATCCTCCAGCATGTCCGCAGCCGTTATCCCGGTCTTGTCATCGAGGGGCACACGCCGAAGCTGCTGGACCTGGATCTGCACCAGCTGATTTTTGCCGGGATTGATTCCGATCATACCCACCAGAGCATTGAAGGCCTGACCGCGCGGATCGCCGCCGGGATGTTCATCGAGATTCAGGAGAAGTCCATGACCCCGGAAGTCATGGATTATCTGATCCATCATCCGGTGAGTGAGCATTTCTGCTTCGTCACCGATGATGTCATGACTGATTCGCTGGCAGCGACGGGCCATCTGGACCATCTGGTCCGCAAAGCCATCGCCATGGGCATGACGCCGGAGGCTGCAGTCTATGCGGCTACCTTCACGCCTGCGCGGCGGATGAAGATGGACGACCGCGGCGTCATCGCGCCGAACAAAACCGCCGATTATCTGCTGCTGTCCGACCTTGACAGCTTTGCCATTGAGGCGGTTTACAAGCGCGGCGCCCGGGTCTATGACCGCAGGCAGCCGCTGCCGCAGGCACAGACAGAGCCGCGGTTCCCGGCTCATTACTACAAGAGCGTGCAGCTGGCGCCGCTGGCTGCCGCCGACTTTACGGTGCCGACGGGTGTGCCTGACGGCCGCTACGGCGCCCGCGTGATGATGGTCAACAACGTGTCCACGTTCACCGAGGAG
Coding sequences:
- a CDS encoding adenine deaminase C-terminal domain-containing protein; protein product: MITDQLILNAKVYNSYYKRFETANVAVKDGRFLYVGPLGTDTFHAAETIDAQGQYLVPGLIDIHLHIESTMITPETFSYGILQHGVTTIVPEPHEMANVFGVEGVHEMIKASRDCQVDMFYAIPSSVPATPLETTGGSIEIEDIDELMETEQMICLGEVMNFVDVIRDPDCKSNRILQHVRSRYPGLVIEGHTPKLLDLDLHQLIFAGIDSDHTHQSIEGLTARIAAGMFIEIQEKSMTPEVMDYLIHHPVSEHFCFVTDDVMTDSLAATGHLDHLVRKAIAMGMTPEAAVYAATFTPARRMKMDDRGVIAPNKTADYLLLSDLDSFAIEAVYKRGARVYDRRQPLPQAQTEPRFPAHYYKSVQLAPLAAADFTVPTGVPDGRYGARVMMVNNVSTFTEEKHVEAEVKDGLLQWQESGYGLIATFERYGKNGNRAYGLIGGDTIKRGAVATTYSHDNHNLLVVGHNAEDMALAANTVIAEQGGFCVVCDGKVLALLALPVGGILTEAPLAETAERVLGLRTAMESLGYNHYNPIMSISTHSLPVSPALKITDHGLIDVGAGKVVPLLFPLGKAQA